A single Drosophila miranda strain MSH22 chromosome XR, D.miranda_PacBio2.1, whole genome shotgun sequence DNA region contains:
- the LOC108157213 gene encoding LOW QUALITY PROTEIN: G protein-activated inward rectifier potassium channel 3 (The sequence of the model RefSeq protein was modified relative to this genomic sequence to represent the inferred CDS: inserted 1 base in 1 codon): protein MQVPLSDVQVLHDPADAETIVGNAGGDQEETFAHMKEWKRQYMRGISHTPSQAGVYYETLKGSSHSLAKGSRNFRPGSMRRVRRRAVFKNGDCNVVQKHLQRRRVRFLQDMYTTMVDWQWRWTLLAFALSFILSWLFFALIWWLIIYTHGDLEELHMPDNQEESGWAPCVSAIDGFTSCFLFSIETQHTIGYGVRTTSPECPEAIFMMCFQSIYGVMSSAFMAGMVFAKMTRAKQRAQTLLFSKQAVICQRDGCLSLMFRVGDMRKSHIIGAAVRAQLIRTKSTKEGEVMTQYFTELEIGSDDSGSDLFFIXIIEHKIDENSPLYNLNATDMLQDRFEIVVILEGTVESTGQSTQARSSYINTEILWGHRFDPVVLYNKDLQAYEIDYGRFNETTQVDTPLCSARELNEIYKIQEGFRTPETTFTMRQLSHNHSDQAS from the exons ATGCAGGTGCCGCTTAGCGATGTCCAGGTCCTGCACGATCCTGCCGATGCCGAGACCATAGTCGGTAATGCTGGCGGTGACCAGGAGGAGACCTTCGCCCACATGAAAGAGTGGAAGCGTCAGTACATGAGGGGCATCTCGCACACGCCCTCCCAGGCTGGAGTCTATTACGAGACCCTCAAAGGATCTAGCCACTCGTTGGCCAAGGG ATCTCGCAATTTTCGCCCTGGAAGCATGCGGCGAGTGCGCAGAAGGGCCGTGTTCAAGAACGGTGACTGCAATGTGGTGCAGAAGCACCTTCAGAGAAGGCGGGTCCGTTTTCTGCAGGACATGTACACAACGATGGTGGACTGGCAGTGGCGGTGGACGCTGCTAGCCTTTGCGCTGAGCTTCATACTCTCGTGGTTGTTCTTTGCGCTCATCTGGTGGCTGATCATCTACACACACGGGGATCTGGAGGAGCTGCACATGCCGGACAATCAAG AGGAGTCTGGATGGGCGCCTTGTGTGTCGGCCATTGATGGCTTCACCTCCTGCTTTTTGTTCTCCATTGAGACGCAGCACACAATTGGCTACGGCGTGCGGACCACTTCTCCCGAGTGTCCCGAGGCCATATTCATGATGTGCTTCCAGTCCATCTATGGCGTGATGTCCTCGGCCTTCATGGCGGGCATGGTCTTTGCCAAGATGACCCGGGCAAAGCAGCGCGCCCAGACGCTGTTATTCTCCAAGCAGGCCGTCATCTGCCAGCGCGACGGCTGCCTATCGCTGATGTTCCGGGTGGGTGACATGCGGAAGTCCCACATCATCGGCGCCGCCGTCAGAGCCCAGCTGATTCGCACGAAGAGCACCAAGGAGGGCGAGGTGATGACGCAGTACTTCACGGAGCTTGAAATCGGCAGCGACGACTCGGGCTCTGATTTGTTCTTCA TGATCATCGAGCACAAGATCGACGAGAATTCGCCGCTGTATAATCTGAATGCTACTGACATGCTGCAGGATAGGTTCGAGATTGTGGTCATACTCGAGGGGACGGTGGAGTCGACGGGCCAGTCCACCCAGGCCAGATCGAGTTATATCAACACCGAGATCCTGTGGGGCCACCGTTTCGATCCTGTAGTGCTGTACAACAAGGATCTGCAGGCTTATGAGATCGACTATGGTCGCTTCAACGAGACCACTCAGGTGGACACGCCCCTGTGCAGCGCTCGTGAGCTGAACGAGATCTACAAGATCCAGGAGGGCTTCCGCACACCAG AAACCACCTTCACCATGCGTCAGCTGTCCCACAACCATTCCGATCAGGCTTCCTAG
- the LOC117186097 gene encoding serine/threonine-protein kinase zyg-8-like: MDSTKALAVVNRLGTMKTVRVCFLRNGDPFFRGVMLSVSPCKYKDFGILLEDVTRVLHSHVVLRSGIEHIWRTNGTPITFLDSFLDGDIVVCCCRYERFIEMDYSVSRHFGRLRTAIPRWINSRKASNETMPKVLPDSVAIYIDERFRLVNSQTTAICLAKPKTNEVRRCIVKVVNEKYMLNRDAKYKEVEIMRKLQTHPNVVDLIFTVHRPGYPYTFFVIECMACSVQDMRARQGRIPEPTVHRVMRDVACGLTYIHANGIIHRDIKPDNLLLSFAAGVLVAKIADFGAATYFEDGAMNGFVGTARYIAPEIILGCKYDYRVDTWSFGVTLFCMLFIQHPFGKGYTDIRDICNDAVVSEYQFPLDLKDCISEDAKSLIDALLVKDPILRLTSAEIFQHPFMLSGSITDSER, from the coding sequence ATGGACTCTACGAAGGCATTGGCAGTGGTCAATCGATTGGGAACCATGAAGACGGTCCGTGTCTGTTTTCTCCGAAATGGGGATCCATTCTTCCGAGGCGTCATGCTCTCTGTGTCCCCATGCAAATACAAAGATTTTGGCATACTCTTGGAGGACGTAACCCGCGTCCTGCACTCACATGTCGTGCTCCGATCGGGCATCGAACACATATGGCGCACTAATGGCACTCCGATTACCTTTCTGGATTCCTTTTTGGATGGGGACATCGTCGTCTGCTGCTGCCGGTACGAGAGGTTCATCGAAATGGACTACTCTGTGAGTAGACATTTTGGACGGCTGCGGACAGCGATACCACGCTGGATTAACAGTCGGAAGGCCTCTAATGAAACGATGCCAAAGGTCCTTCCCGACTCCGTTGCGATCTACATTGATGAACGCTTCAGGTTAGTGAATAGCCAAACGACCGCTATCTGCTTGGCTAAGCCCAAGACGAACGAAGTCCGGAGATGCATTGTCAAGGTGGTGAACGAGAAGTACATGCTCAATCGTGATGCCAAGTACAAAGAAGTGGAGATCATGCGCAAGCTGCAGACCCATCCGAACGTCGTTGATCTAATTTTCACCGTTCACAGGCCGGGGTACCCGTACACATTTTTTGTGATCGAGTGCATGGCCTGCAGTGTGCAAGATATGAGGGCTCGCCAAGGCAGGATTCCCGAGCCCACAGTCCACAGGGTCATGAGAGACGTCGCCTGTGGGCTGACCTACATACACGCCAATGGAATCATCCATCGCGACATAAAACCCGATAACCTGCTCCTAAGTTTCGCTGCCGGTGTTTTAGTTGCTAAGATCGCAGATTTTGGAGCGGCTACCTATTTCGAGGACGGAGCGATGAACGGCTTTGTCGGAACTGCAAGGTACATAGCTCCCGAGATAATTCTTGGCTGTAAATACGACTACCGGGTGGATACCTGGTCCTTTGGTGTCACTCTCTTTTGTATGTTGTTCATTCAGCACCCCTTCGGCAAGGGCTACACGGATATTCGTGATATCTGCAACGATGCTGTGGTTAGTGAGTACCAGTTTCCTTTGGATCTCAAGGACTGTATCAGCGAGGATGCCAAGAGTCTGATCGACGCGCTGCTGGTAAAGGATCCAATCTTGCGACTCACTTCTGCTGAGATTTTCCAGCACCCCTTTATGCTCAGTGGCAGCATAACAGATTCTGAAAGATAA